From Garra rufa chromosome 19, GarRuf1.0, whole genome shotgun sequence, the proteins below share one genomic window:
- the gig2e gene encoding grass carp reovirus (GCRV)-induced gene 2e: MWAEDDLYPGVPCLQSYSVPVNGKKYLMYHGTSRNAAQRIMARGFRPSPNGMLGRGVYLSRDLNKASRYPLHLPEHERVVIRMHVNVGKVKKIDYQGHPMQKTWHDHGYDTAWCPPECGMVPSGLEEDCVWDPRRIQIIDIIYPKEQNLSKMIVLSNTNPVSGQVYTMYHGTSMEAAKKIRKEGFRQSVVGMLGRGVYLSRDLEKARRYPLNLQAYQRVVLKVKANVGKVKKIDRQGHPLQNTWHDNGYDTAWCPPKCGMVPSGLEEDCVWDPQRIQVIEMIYPFLEVVLPCLFFLLLLSANMWAEDDLGPGAPPCLDSYREPVDGNVYRMYHGTSREAAEKIKREGFRPSSNGMFGRGVYLSRDVKKASRYPLHLHENQRVVVRVKVNVGRVKKIDYQGHPMQYTWHDHGYDTAWCPPNCGMVRSGLEEDCVWDPRRITVIDVILPNMWAEDDLGLGAPPCLESYKEPADNRVYRMYHGTSREAAVKIKREGFRPSSDGMFGRGVYLSRDLQKASKYPLDLPENQRVVLRVKVNVGRVKKIDHQGHPLQKKWHDHGYDTAWCPPKCGMVPSGLEEDCVWDPSRITVISEIFPKQ, encoded by the exons ATGTGGGCAGAGGATGATTTGTATCCAGGTGTGCCGTGTCTCCAAAGCTACTCGGTGCCTGTGAATGGTAAAAAATACCTAATGTATCATGGGACCTCTCGAAATGCTGCACAGCGGATCATGGCCCGTGGATTTCGGCCATCTCCGAATGGCATGCTTGGACGTGGCGTCTACCTCAGCCGAGATCTCAACAAGGCCAGCAGATACCCACTTCATCTGCCTGAACATGAAAGAGTTGTGATTAGAATGCATGTCAATGTTGGGAAAGTGAAGAAGATTGACTATCAAGGTCATCCAATGCAGAAAACCTGGCATGATCACGGGTACGACACTGCCTGGTGCCCTCCAGAATGCGGCATGGTGCCGAGCGGCCTGGAGGAAGACTGCGTTTGGGATCCACGCCGGATTCAGATCATTGATATCATTTACCCAAAAGAGCA AAATCTGTCAAAGATGATTGTTCTCA GCAACACAAATCCAGTATCAGGTCAAGTCTACACAATGTACCATGGCACATCCATGGAGGCTGCAAAGAAAATTAGAAAAGAGGGTTTTCGTCAGTCTGTTGTTGGCATGCTTGGACGTGGTGTTTACCTGAGCCGAGATCTAGAGAAGGCCCGTAGGTATCCTCTGAATCTGCAAGCATACCAGAGAGTGGTTCTGAAAGTCAAGGCAAATGTTGGGAAAGTGAAGAAGATTGACCGCCAAGGTCATCCACTCCAGAACACCTGGCATGATAACGGGTACGACACTGCCTGGTGCCCTCCAAAATGTGGCATGGTGCCGAGCGGCCTTGAAGAGGACTGTGTTTGGGATCCACAGCGGATTCAGGTCATTGAAATGATCTACCCGTTTTTAGAAGTTGTTTTACCCTGTCTGTTCTTTTTGTTACTACTTA GTGCAAACATGTGGGCTGAAGATGACTTGGGTCCAGGTGCTCCCCCATGTCTTGACAGTTACAGAGAACCAGTAGACGGTAATGTCTACAGAATGTATCATGGCACATCCAGGGAGGCTGCTGAAAAAATTAAACGGGAGGGATTTCGTCCGTCTTCTAATGGCATGTTTGGACGCGGTGTCTACCTCAGCCGAGATGTAAAGAAGGCTTCCAGATACCCTTTACATCTACATGAGAACCAGAGAGTGGTTGTGAGAGTGAAGGTCAATGTTGGGAGAGTGAAGAAGATTGACTATCAAGGTCATCCAATGCAGTATACCTGGCATGATCACGGGTATGACACTGCCTGGTGTCCTCCAAACTGTGGCATGGTGCGAAGTGGTCTTGAAGAAGACTGTGTTTGGGATCCAAGACGAATCACAGTCATTGATGTAATTCTTCCAAACATGTGGGCTGAAGACGACTTGGGTCTAGGTGCTCCACCATGTCTTGAGAGTTACAAAGAACCAGCTGATAATAGAGTCTACAGAATGTATCATGGCACATCCAGGGAGGCTGCTGTAAAAATTAAACGGGAGGGTTTTCGTCCGTCTTCTGATGGCATGTTTGGACGTGGAGTCTATCTCAGCCGAGATCTACAGAAGGCGTCCAAATACCCTCTGGATCTACCTGAGAACCAGAGAGTGGTTCTGAGAGTAAAGGTCAATGTTGGGAGAGTGAAGAAGATTGATCATCAAGGTCATCCACTGCAGAAAAAATGGCATGATCACGGTTACGACACTGCCTGGTGTCCTCCAAAATGTGGCATGGTGCCAAGTGGTCTTGAAGAAGACTGTGTCTGGGATCCAAGTCGAATCACTGTCATTAGTGAAATTTTTCCAAAGCAATGA
- the LOC141292012 gene encoding uncharacterized protein, with protein MRAEDDLGPGVPPCLESYREPLDGKVYRMYHGTSRAAAEKIKRQGFNPSSKGMLGRGVYLSRDLQKASRYPLRLPENQRVIVRVKVNVGRVKKIDRQGHPMQETWHDHGYDTAWCPPDCGMVSSGLQEDCVWDPRRITVIDVIELAPSLESDQQPVKDNIYVMYHGTSREAAENIKRVGFNPSTQGKLGRGVYLSRDLQKASRYPPDLPVNKRVVLKVKVNFGKVIKIDFKGHSMQKIWHYYGYDTAWCPPKCGMVQRGLEEDCVWDPSRITVIGEIFPSKKW; from the coding sequence ATGAGGGCTGAAGACGACTTGGGTCCAGGTGTTCCACCATGTCTTGAGAGTTATAGAGAACCACTAGATGGTAAAGTCTACAGAATGTATCATGGCACATCCAGGGCAGCTGCTGAAAAAATTAAACGGCAGGGTTTTAATCCGTCTTCTAAAGGTATGCTTGGACGTGGAGTCTATCTCAGCCGAGATCTACAGAAGGCCTCCAGATATCCTCTACGGCTACCTGAGAACCAGAGAGTGATTGTAAGAGTGAAAGTCAATGTTGGGAGAGTGAAGAAGATTGACCGTCAAGGTCATCCAATGCAGGAAACCTGGCATGATCACGGGTATGACACTGCCTGGTGCCCTCCAGACTGTGGCATGGTATCAAGTGGGCTTCAAGAAGACTGTGTTTGGGATCCAAGACGAATCACTGTCATTGATGTAATAGAATTGGCTCCAAGCCTTGAGAGTGACCAACAACCAGTTAAAGATAATATCTACGTAATGTATCATGGCACATCCAGAGAGGCTGCTGAAAACATTAAAAGAGTGGGTTTTAATCCGTCTACTCAAGGCAAGCTTGGGCGTGGTGTCTATCTCAGCCGAGATCTACAGAAGGCCTCCAGATACCCTCCGGATCTACCTGTGAACAAGAGAGTGGTTCTAAAAGTAAAGGTCAATTTTGGGAAAGTAATAAAGATTGATTTTAAAGGCCATTCAATGCAGAAAATCTGGCATTATTATGGGTATGACACTGCCTGGTGCCCTCCAAAATGTGGCATGGTGCAAAGAGGTCTTGAAGAAGACTGTGTTTGGGATCCAAGTCGAATCACTGTCATTGGTGAAATTTTCCCAAGCAAAAAGTGGTAA
- the LOC141292013 gene encoding uncharacterized protein, translating to MWAEDDLGPGAPPCLQSYTAPEEDKVYIMYHGTDLLAALKILQEGFNPSSKGMLGRGVYLSRDLQKASRYPLWLPENQRVIVRVKVNVGRVKEIDHQGHPLQKTWHDHGYDTAWCPPNCGMVPSGLEEDCVWDPRRITVIDLMWAESDLYPGVPCLQSSAEPVNGEVYRMYHGTTKTAAEQIKIHGFQPSANGMLGRGVYLSRDLNKASRYPLDKPRERVVIRVRVNVGRVKKIDCQRHPMQKTWHDHGYDTAWCPPKCKMVPSGLEEDCVWDPKRITIIDVIPPSLQSGENPVEGKEYTMFHGTTKENAEKIKAHGFCQSDGMLGCGVYLSRDVEKASKYPEHVPEQQRSVLRVKVNVGKVIKIEYRGHLMQNIWHGYGYDTAWILESLMATGSLEQDCVWNPKAITVIDVIRPKEEVSFGSDIRGANMWAEDDLGPGAPPCLQSYIEPADSKVYRMYHGTSRQAAEKVKVFGFKPSSKGMLGPGVYLSRDLEKASRYPLDLPENQRVVLRVKVNVGKVIKIDRQGHPLQKTWHDHGYDTAWCPPKCGMVPSGLEEDCVWDPKRITVIDLVPPCLESYIGPADGKVYRMYHGTSRQAAEKIKISGFKPSSGGMLGPGVYLSRDLEKASRYPLELDENQRVVLRVKVDVGKVKKIDHKGHPMQYTWHDHGYDTAWCPPNCGMVRSNLEEDCVWDPRRITVIGEIRPKTQGARGAWHEH from the exons ATGTGGGCAGAAGATGACTTGGGTCCAGGTGCTCCACCATGCCTCCAGAGTTATACGGCCCCAGAAGAAGACAAAGTCTATATAATGTATCATGGCACAGACCTTTTAGCTGCACTTAAAATTCTTCAGGAGGGTTTTAATCCGTCTTCTAAGGGCATGCTTGGACGTGGTGTCTACCTCAGCCGAGATCTACAGAAGGCCTCCAGATATCCTCTATGGCTACCTGAGAACCAGAGAGTGATTGTAAGAGTGAAGGTCAATGTTGGGAGAGTGAAGGAGATTGATCATCAAGGTCATCCACTGCAGAAAACCTGGCATGATCACGGGTACGACACTGCCTGGTGTCCTCCAAACTGTGGCATGGTACCAAGTGGACTTGAAGAAGACTGTGTCTGGGATCCAAGACGAATCACTGTCATTGATTTA ATGTGGGCAGAGAGTGACTTGTATCCAGGTGTGCCGTGTCTCCAAAGTAGTGCAGAGCCTGTGAATGGTGAAGTATACCGAATGTATCACGGCACTACCAAAACAGCAGCAGAACAGATCAAAATCCATGGCTTTCAGCCATCTGCAAATGGCATGCTGGGACGTGGAGTCTACCTCAGCCGAGATCTTAACAAGGCCAGCAGATATCCACTTGATAAGCCACGAGAGAGAGTTGTTATCAGAGTGAGAGTCAATGTTGGGAGAGTAAAGAAGATTGACTGTCAACGTCATCCAATGCAGAAAACGTGGCATGATCACGGGTACGACACTGCCTGGTGTCCTCCAAAATGTAAAATGGTGCCAAGTGGTCTTGAAGAAGACTGTGTCTGGGATCCGAAACGAATTACTATCATTGACGTAATTCCACCAAGCCTTCAAAGTGGTGAAAATCCAGTTGAAGGTAAAGAGTACACAATGTTTCATGGCACAACTAAGGAAAATGCAGAAAAAATCAAAGCTCATGGTTTTTGTCAGTCTGATGGCATGCTTGGGTGTGGAGTCTACCTCAGCCGAGATGTAGAAAAGGCCTCTAAATACCCTGAGCATGTTCCTGAACAGCAGAGAAGTGTCCTGAGAGTGAAAGTTAATGTTGGAAAAGTGATAAAGATTGAATATCGAGGCCATCTAATGCAAAATATCTGGCATGGTTATGGGTACGACACTGCCTGGATCTTAGAAAGTTTAATGGCTACAGGTAGTCTTGAGCAAGACTGTGTTTGGAATCCGAAGGCAATCACAGTCATTGATGTAATTCGTCCA AAGGAAGAAGTCAGCTTTGGAAGCGACATCAGAG gtgcAAACATGTGGGCTGAAGACGATTTGGGTCCAGGTGCTCCACCATGCCTGCAGAGTTACATAGAACCAGCAGACAGTAAAGTCTACAGAATGTATCACGGCACATCAAGGCAGGCTGCTGAAAAAGTCAAAGTCTTTGGCTTCAAACCATCTTCTAAAGGGATGCTTGGGCCTGGTGTCTACCTCAGCCGGGATCTAGAGAAGGCTTCCAGATATCCTTTGGATCTACCTGAGAACCAGAGAGTGGTTCTGAGAGTGAAAGTCAATGTTGGCAAAGTGATAAAGATTGATCGTCAAGGTCATCCACTGCAGAAAACCTGGCATGATCACGGGTACGACACTGCCTGGTGCCCTCCAAAATGTGGCATGGTGCCAAGTGGTCTTGAGGAAGACTGTGTTTGGGATCCAAAACGAATCACAGTCATTG atTT AGTTCCGCCATGCCTTGAGAGTTACATAGGACCAGCAGACGGTAAAGTCTACCGAATGTACCATGGCACATCAAGGCAGGCGGCTGAAAAAATCAAAATCTCTGGCTTCAAACCATCTTCTGGAGGGATGCTTGGGCCTGGAGTTTACCTCAGCCGGGATCTAGAGAAGGCCTCCAGATACCCTCTGGAACTAGATGAGAACCAGAGAGTAGTTCTGAGAGTGAAAGTTGATGTTGGGAAAGTGAAGAAGATTGATCATAAAGGTCATCCAATGCAGTATACCTGGCATGATCACGGATACGACACTGCCTGGTGTCCCCCCAACTGTGGCATGGTGCGAAGTAATCTTGAGGAAGACTGTGTTTGGGATCCAAGACGAATCACAGTCATTGGTGAAATACGCCCAAAAACACAAGGAGCACGTGGAGCCTGGCATGAGCATTGA
- the LOC141293053 gene encoding uncharacterized protein, whose translation MPVEFSGWEAYCDKSKHLKPGQEPKKSHGYIMYHGTLKTNAPAIISSGFRPSGGGTLGPGVYCSRNINKAMGYPACAPNDRVVLKLRVRVGKVKRIEGQSLNLRTTWHQQGYDTAWLPASASGVGLEEDCVWDPKRITVIGIAHCTDSSTKSSLESLIKQKSQSQDSNGKDLKQCKGCGMQTEQKHTMEKCWSCKVSICPFMKNHVCRNKRK comes from the coding sequence ATGCCAGTGGAATTCAGTGGATGGGAGGCATACTGTGATAAATCAAAGCACCTTAAACCAGGTCAAGAGCCCAAAAAGAGCCACGGCTATATTATGTACCATGGGACACTCAAAACCAATGCCCCAGCTATCATATCATCGGGCTTTCGGCCGTCTGGCGGGGGAACTCTGGGCCCTGGCGTCTACTGTAGTAGGAATATTAACAAAGCAATGGGTTACCCTGCATGTGCTCCTAATGATAGAGTCGTGTTAAAGCTGCGAGTGAGAGTGGGTAAAGTGAAGAGGATTGAAGGGCAAAGCCTGAACCTGCGGACCACGTGGCATCAACAAGGATATGATACAGCCTGGTTACCTGCCTCTGCTTCTGGTGTGGGACTTGAGGAGGATTGTGTTTGGGACCCAAAGAGAATTACTGTGATTGGAATAGCCCATTGCACAGACTCCAGTACTAAGAGTTCTCTGGAGAGTCTCATAAAGCAGAAAAGCCAATCGCAGGACTCGAATGGCAAAGACCTGAAGCAGTGTAAAGGGTGTGGAATGCAAACAGAGCAGAAACACACAATGGAGAAATGCTGGTCCTGTAAGGTATCCATTTGCCCCTTTATGAAAAATCATGTTTGCAGAAATAAAAGGAAGTAG